In the Colletotrichum higginsianum IMI 349063 chromosome 7 map unlocalized unitig_7, whole genome shotgun sequence genome, one interval contains:
- a CDS encoding Lactose permease has protein sequence MAATTTHDAHDEKDLSVHEAKQPAVVITKTVMGDEAFQQAMLKEPPSWFGNPIIIPAIMVAFCCSTTNGYDGSLFGTLLSNDDFKNFFGVENKGIAAGIVTAMYQIGSVVSIPFVGPAIDTWGRRVGMFLGSLIIIIGVIIQITCIQTGSVNQFMAGRFFLGFGVQIAAAAGPIYVVEIAHPAHRGVCGGLYNVMWPVGALVASSAARGALDIGGSTSWAIPVGLQAMFPGIILLGSLLLPESPRWLYTNNKREEARRILSRLHARGNNDSEWVKLQINEYEEFLELEGSDKKWWDYRALFKNRASFYRLTCNCLVSCFGQWAGNGIVSYFLSAFLDTAGIRGGPTQMNVQMGMNAIQIVFAAAGASIVDGVGRRPMLIVVNIVCGLCWIGVIVPASIANIVDMDDKDAAAAINPNVSRAMLAWVYIFQICYSAGWTPMQALYPVEVLSYEIRAKGMAFSGLFTNFALLSNQFGVPVALEDIQWRTYIVFCVWCFVQAGILYFLVPETKNRTLEELDIIFSSPNPVKASTAKKHYEVDAGANIVHVEGSTGHDAREV, from the exons AtggccgccaccaccacccacgaCGCCCACGATGAGAAGGACCTCAGCGTCCACGAGGCGAAGCAGccggccgtcgtcatcaccaAGACGGTCATGGGCGACGAAGCCTTCCAGCAGGCGATGCTGAAGGAGCCGCCCTCGTGGTTCGGCAACCCCATCATCATCCCGGCCATCATGGTCGCcttctgctgctcgacgaccAACGGCTACGACGGCTCGCTGTTCGGCACCCTGCTGTCCAACGACGACTTCAAGAACTTCTTTGGCGTCGAAAACAAGGGAATCGCAGCTG GCATCGTCACCGCCATGTACCAGATCGGCAGCGTCGTCTCGATCCCCTTCGTCGGCCCCGCCATCGACACCTGGGGCCGCCGCGTCGGCATGTTCCTCGGCtccctcatcatcatcatcggcgtcatCATCCAGATCACCTGCATCCAGACCGGCAGCGTCAACCAGTTCATGGCCGgccgcttcttcctcggcttcggcgtccagatcgccgctgccgccggccccatctacgtcgtcgagatcgcCCACCCGGCCCACCGCGGCGTCTGCGGCGGTCTTTACAACGTCATGTGgcccgtcggcgccctcgttGCCAGCAGTGCCGCccgcggcgccctcgacatcggcggcTCCACGAGCTGGGCCATCCCCGTTGGTCTCCAGGCCAT gtTCCCCGGCATCATCCTTCTCggctccctcctcctccccgagTCCCCCCGCTGGCTCTACACCAACAACAAGCGCGAGGAGGCCCGGCGGATCCTCAGCCGCCTCCACGCCCGCGGCAACAACGACAGCGAGTGGGTCAAGCTCCAGATCAACGAGTACGAGGAgttcctcgagctcgagggctCCGACAAGAAGTGGTGGGACTACCGCGCCCTCTTCAAGAACCGCGCCTCCTTCTACCGCCTCACCTGCAACTGTCTCGTCTCGTGCTTCGGCCAGTGggccggcaacggcatcgTCTCCTACTTCCTCAGCGCCTTCCTCGACACCGCCGGCATCCGCGGCGGGCCGACCCAGATGAACGTCCAGATGGGCATGAACGCCATCCAgatcgtcttcgccgccgccggcgcctccatcgtcgacggcgtcggccgccggcccatgctcatcgtcgtcaacatCGTCTGCGGCCTCTGCTGgatcggcgtcatcgtcccggcctccatcgccaacatcgtcgacatggacgacaaggacgccgccgccgccatcaaccCCAACGTCTCCCGCGCCATGCTGGCCTGGGTCTACATCTTCCAGATCTGCTACTCCGCCGGCTGGACCCCGATGCAGGCCCTGTACCCTGTCGAGGTCCTCAGCTACGAGATCCGagccaagggcatggcctTCAGCGGTCTTTTCACCAACTTCG CCCTTCTCTCCAACCAATTTGGTGTCcccgtcgccctcgaagacATCCAGTGGAGGACTTACATCGTCTTCTGCGTCTGGTGCTTCGTCCAGGCCGGCATCCTCTACTTCCTCGTCCCCGAGACCAAGAACCGTACT ctcgaggagctcgacatcATCTTCTCGTCCCCCAACCCCGTCAAGGCGTCCACGGCCAAGAAGCActacgaggtcgacgccggtgCCAACATTGTCCATGTGGAGGGCAGCACCGGCCACGATGCCAGAGAGGTCTAG
- a CDS encoding Endo-beta-1,3-glucanase, with protein sequence MPRYDFDDGTAEREPLDNAYRSHTPNPPEHYQDNHYHNDAPQPYYPEQDPRPQQYPDAHADPSFNHLRAERRNDRQGPPPAAVGAVGGAAAAGYAAHAVSPIDATPQVPPHRDWGPDRYAPAPQPNLNPNITPGADNFSDTASGGMAGIAYTVAERNARESGVDAMRNVGQAPPQARGQFQQPPNAPPQAYNQPRGDAYEMTAAPRPYPGSLPDRDSHSSLTALGGAGASPARLSPASSPYGYNDYYNDNPYYQRHPGHLGVVDPNSIADDGDDGLEYGRSRSGRNSMLSLSNSDRTGRSKAAAAGAAAAGGAAATGLMANRNVSGYYDPKDVATGYQNGSAVDLGGQEKSEWLRNEKKSGKKWKICIIVAVVLVIIGAITGGIVGGLVSRSNREGGSSKSGQGQSADDDKSSNGDLNINSSEIKELMNNKQLHKVFPGMDYTPINTQYPECIHNPPSQNNITRDLAVLSQLTNTIRLYGTDCNQTQMLIHSIQQLKMEDTIKIWMGVWQDKNTTTNARQLEQMWDILDVYGDKYFEGVIVANEILFRQEMTEAALGNLLAEVRTNLTAKGLSLPVATSDLGDDWTASLAAKSDYIMANIHPFFSGTNANDAAMWTYAFWENQAGGFFKPDKKKNVIAEVGWPTKGGMNCGDGTAVNCPTRSVAGISELNELLDEWVCPALANGTNYFWFSAFDEPWKIKFNEKNKEWEDQWGLMDVNRNIKSGVVIPDCGGKTV encoded by the coding sequence ATGCCGCGATacgactttgacgacggCACTGCCGAGCGTGAGCCTCTGGACAACGCTTATCGCTCCCATACCCCTAACCCCCCCGAACACTATCAGGACAACCACTATCACAACGACGCGCCGCAGCCCTACTACCCAGAACAGGACCCGAGACCGCAGCAGTATCCCGACGCTCATGCTGACCCCAGCTTCAACCACCTGAGGGCAGAGCGGCGGAACGATCGCCAGGGTCCACCACCAGCTGCCGTGGGAGCCGTCGGAGgggccgctgccgctggctACGCCGCTCACGCCGTTTCGCCTATCGATGCCACTCCCCAAGTCCCGCCTCATCGTGACTGGGGCCCCGACCGCTATGCACCTGCGCCGCAGCCCAATCTCAACCCTAACATCACCCCCGGCGCAGACAACTTTAGCGACACGGCATCCGGAGGCATGGCCGGCATCGCCTACACGGTCGCCGAGCGTAACGCGAGGGAGAGCGGCGTCGATGCTATGAGAAATGTCGGCCAGGCGCCGCCTCAAGCACGAGGCCAGTTCCAACAGCCGCCAAACGCTCCCCCACAAGCTTACAACCAACCCCGGGGCGATGCCTACGAAATGACGGCCGCCCCGCGCCCATACCCAGGCAGTCTCCCGGACCGTGACTCGCACTCGAGCTTGACCGCCCTGGGAGGCGCAGGTGCATCTCCAGCCAGACTATCGCCGGCCTCAAGTCCGTACGGCTACAACGACTACTACAACGACAACCCGTACTACCAGAGACACCCCGGCCATCTCGGTGTTGTGGATCCCAACTCGAtcgcggacgacggcgatgacggctTGGAATATGGACGGAGCAGGAGCGGACGCAACTCGATGCTTAGCCTGTCTAATAGCGACCGTACAGGAAGAAGCAAggctgcggcagcaggcGCAGCCGCCGCAGGCGGCGCTGCCGCTACCGGTCTCATGGCGAACCGCAATGTCAGCGGATACTACGACCCAAAAGACGTGGCCACGGGCTACCAGAacggcagcgccgtcgaccttggaggACAGGAGAAGTCGGAATGGCTCAGGAACGAGAAGAAATCAGGCAAGAAGTGGAAGATCTGCATCATTGTagccgtcgtcctcgtcatcatcggcgccatcacCGGCGGCATCGTTGGCGGCCTTGTCTCGCGGAGCAACCGAGAAGGCGGTTCAAGTAAATCAGGCCAAGGCCAATCagcggacgacgacaagagcTCCAACGGCGACCTGAACATTAACAGCTCCGAAATCAAGGAGCTCATGAACAACAAGCAACTGCACAAGGTCTTCCCCGGAATGGACTACACGCCCATCAACACCCAATACCCCGAATGCATCCACAACCCACCTTCGCAGAACAACATCACGCGCGATCTCGCGGTACTCAGCCAGCTCACCAACACGATCCGTCTGTACGGAACGGACTGCAACCAGACCCAGATGCTCATTCACTCGATCCAGCAACTCAAGATGGAGGACACGATCAAGATCTGGATGGGCGTCTGGCAGGACAAGAACACGACGACAAACGCGCGGCAGCTCGAACAGATGTGGGATATCCTCGACGTGTACGGCGACAAATACTTTGAGGGAGTCATCGTGGCCAACGAGATCCTGTTCCGACAGGAGATGACAGAGGCGGCGTTGGGcaacctcctcgccgaggtgcGGACGAATTTGACGGCCAAGGGGCTGAGCCTACCAGTGGCCACGTCGGACCTTGGCGACGACTGGACGGCTTCGCTGGCGGCCAAGAGCGACTATATCATGGCCAACATCCACCCCTTCTTTTCGGGAACCAATGCCAACGACGCGGCCATGTGGACGTACGCCTTCTGGGAGAACCAGGCCGGTGGCTTTTTCAAGCCggacaagaaaaagaacGTGATTGCCGAGGTCGGCTGGCCCACCAAGGGCGGCATGAactgcggcgacggcacaGCTGTCAACTGCCCAACGCGTTCGGTCGCCGGTATCAGCGAGCTGAacgagctgctcgacgagtGGGTGTGTCCTGCGCTGGCCAACGGTACCAACTACTTTTGGTTCTCGGCGTTCGACGAGCCGTGGAAGATCAAGTTCAacgagaagaacaaggaATGGGAGGACCAGTGGGGCCTGATGGACGTTAACCGCAACATCAAGTCTGGTGTCGTGATCCCAGACTGCGGCGGCAAGACTGTGTAA
- a CDS encoding Endo-beta-glucanase gives MRFVPSQLVLAGSFLVGTIVAKGTNTMDEGNLTRLRPGVPLAPVPLPPAGPARDGAEILRQLTGLTRAGMNGGGGGGGDGGSRLRFVKKIELEGDVWEPEGIVRLTGPGGNDNDNDDDDDEEEERFWVSAGEYTVPTEKFPDGRWVDGTDRSAGAGFAHFVVFDGRGRRLADWVVSKEGDAEMLTTPGENKYHNGGLDYDGLHIWATLSQYRPNSTATVVRVDPVDLRVERVFRVGDHQGGVVHDVETGTLTTLSWGGRVARRWDLKRGDGGGGDGGREEEQVRLVLGEGVDGGTGFDVPEDVMVNPSHWIDYQDCKSLGRVGGRSLALCSGIATLAPGVEVGGLAVVDVDAGMAPVWEVPFLERTERTTAAEGGGGGVLMTKNPMDVALVGGRVRLYFAPEEGRGAVFVYEICEG, from the exons ATGCGATTCGTACCATCccagctcgtcctcgccggctcGTTCCTCGTCGGCACGATCGTCGCGAAAGGAACGAACACGATGGACGAGGGCAACTTGACGAGGCTACGTCCGGGGGTCCCGCTTGCGCCGGTGCCGCTTCCGCCGGCCGGGCCCGCGCGGGACGGGGCGGAGATTTTGAGGCAGCTGACGGGGCTGACGCGGGCTGGTATgaatggcggcggcggcggcggtggtgacggCGGGAGCCGGTTGCGATTTGTGAAGAAGATCGAGCTGGAGGGGGATGTGTGGGAGCCCGAAGGGATTGTGAGGCTGACGGGGCCCGGAGgaaacgacaacgacaacgacgacgacgatgacgaggaggaggagaggttCTGGGTCTCGGCGGGGGAGTATACCGTCCCGACGGAGAAATTCCCGGACGGGCGGTGGGTCGACGGGACAGACCGGAGCGCCGGGGCCGGGTTTGCGCATTTCGTGGTGTTTGAcggccgggggcggcggtTGGCGGACTGGGTCGTCTCGAAGGAAGGGGATGCGGAG ATGCTGACGACGCCGGGGGAAAACAAGTACCACAACGGTGGGCTCGACTACGACGGCCTCCACATCTGGGCGACGCTGTCGCAGTACAGGCCCaactcgacggcgacggtggtgCGGGTCGACCCGGTTGACTTGCGAGTGGAGAGGGTTTTCCGCGTGGGGGACCACCAGGGGGGCGTTGTGCACGATGTCGAGACGGGGACGTTGACGACGCTGAgctggggagggagggtggcGAGGCGGTGGGATCTGAAGAGGGgtgacggcggtggtggtgatggtgggagggaagaagagcaggtcCGGCTTGTTCTTGGTGAAGGTGTTGACGGCGGCACGGGGTTCGACGTGCCGGAGGACGTGATGGTCAACCCGTCGCACTGGATCGACTACCAGGACTGCAAGTCGCTGGGCCGCGTCGGAGGCCGGTCACTGGCGCTGTGTTCGGGCATCGCGACCCTGGCGCCCggggtcgaggtcggcgggcTGGCGGTCGTGGATGTGGACGCCGGGATGGCGCCGGTGTGGGAGGTGCCGTTCCTGGAGAGGACggagaggacgacggcggcggagggcggcggcggcggggtgcTGATGACGAAGAACCCGATGGACGTGGCCCTCGTTGGGGGCCGCGTGAGGTTGTACTTCGCGCcggaggaagggaggggcgCTGTTTTTGTGTATGAGATATGCGAGGGCTGA